From a region of the Globicephala melas chromosome 19, mGloMel1.2, whole genome shotgun sequence genome:
- the PPP1R13L gene encoding relA-associated inhibitor isoform X1, which produces MDSEAFQSSRNLLDLNFQSLAAKHMDLKNTELDTAAAKVDELTKQLESLWSDLPAASLGSQARAPARLSRYSLSPVPEPLGCRGSPRKATTDGADISFGRSESAPALLPYSSLSPKGRPSSPRTQFYLQPDAYSSLDRAPSPRPRTFDGAGSPHGRSPSPRPGPLRQQGSPTPFDFLARARSPRVSPLAEGPQAFFPERGPSPRIPTAAYDAPTAFGSPLLGPGVSAFAPPLRAQDDLTLRRRPPKAWNESDLDVAYEKKSSQTASYERLDVFARPASPGLQLLPWRESSLDGLGAPGKDNFTSATLPRNYKVSLLTNDRRSDMDSYRRSLGSAGSSGTLPRSWQPVSRIPMPPTSPQPRSAPRHRPIPLSMIFKLQNAFWEHGASRAMLPGSPIFSRAPPPKLLPQPQLPPQSQPQLQPQPQLQALAPVPQPPQETWSAVSEGFPKPPTELEPEPELEGLLTPGLEAGDADEGAVTRPLSPTRLQPALPPEAQSVPELEEVARVLAEIPRPLKRRGSMEQSPTIALPPTHKKQYQQIISRLFHRHGGPGGPEPELCPITEGPEARAGPPAPAPPAPIPPPAPLQSSPPEQPQSMEMRSVLRKAGSPRKVRRARLSPLVLLLDAALTGELDVVQQAVKEMNDPSQPNEEGITALHNAICGANYPIVDFLIAAGANVNSPDSHGWTPLHCAASCNDTAICMALVQHGAAIFATTLSDGATAIEKCDPYREGYVDCATYLADVEQSMGLMYNGVVYALWNYSAEFGDELSFREGESVTVLRRDGPEETDWWWAALHGQEGYVPRNYFGMFHGIVRITNSSLKLFFLPPKVLSPT; this is translated from the exons ATGGACAGCGAGGCGTTCCAGAGCTCGCGGAACCTTCTGGACCTGAACTTCCAGT CTCTAGCCGCGAAGCACATGGACCTGAAGAATACGGAGCTGGACACGGCGGCGGCCAAGGTGGACGAACTGACCAAGCAGTTGGAGTCGCTGTGGTCAGACTTGCCGGCGGCGTCTCTTGGCTCGCAGGCCAGAGCGCCGGCTAGG CTGTCCCGGTACAGCCTCAGCCCTGTCCCCGAGCCCTTGGGCTGCCGCGGGTCTCCCCGGAAGGCGACCACCGACGGCGCAGACATCTCGTTCGGACGCTCCGAGAGCGCCCCGGCTCTGCTCCCCTACAGCTCGCTGTCCCCTAAGGGCCGGCCGTCGTCACCGCGCACCCAGTTCTACCTGCAGCCGGATGCCTACAGCAGCCTGGACCGCGCGCCCTCACCCCGGCCCCGCACCTTCGATGGAGCAGGCAGCCCCCACGGCCGTTCGCCCTCCCCTCGCCCCGGCCCGCTCAGACAGCAGGGTTCCCCGACGCCCTTTGACTTCTTGGCCCGTGCCCGCTCCCCCCGTGTCAGCCCCCTGGCCGAAGGGCCCCAGGCCTTCTTTCCTGAGCGCGGGCCCTCGCCTCGCATCCCGACCGCAGCCTACGATGCGCCGACTGCCTTTGGGAGCCCCCTGCTGGGCCCTGGCGTCAGCGCCTTCGCCCCACCTCTGCGCGCGCAAG ACGACCTAACGCTTCGGCGGCGGCCCCCCAAAGCCTGGAACGAGTCTGACCTGGACGTGGCATACGAGAAGAAGTCCTCGCAGACAGCGAGCTATGAAC GACTCGATGTCTTCGCGCGGCCTGCTTCACCAGGCCTGCAGCTGTTACCCTGGAGAGAGAGCAGCCTGGATGGGCTGGGGGCCCCCGGGAAG GACAACTTCACCAGTGCCACTCTGCCCCGCAATTACAAGGTCTCCCTTCTGACCAACGACAGGCGTTCTGATATGGACAGCTACCGCCGATCGCTGGGCTCCGCGGGCTCATCAGGCACTTTGCCCCGAAGCTGGCAGCCTGTCAGCCGCATCCCCATGCCTCCTaccagcccccagccccgaaGTGCCCCCCGCCATCGCCCCATCCCCCTCAGCATGATATTCAAGCTGCAGAATGCCTTTTGGGAGCACGGAgccagcagggccatgctccctggCTCCCCCATCTTCTCTCGAGCTCCCCCGCCTAAGctgcttccccagccccagctgcctCCACAGTCCCAGCCACAATTACAGCCTCAGCCCCAGCTTCAAGCCCTTGCCCCCGTCCCCCAACCCCCCCAAGAGACTTGGTCCGCTGTGAGTGAAG GCTTCCCCAAACCTCCCACTGAGCTGGAGCCTGAGCCGGAGCTGGAGGGGCTGCTGACACCAGGGCTGGAGGCTGGTGATGCAGATGAAGGCGCTGTAACTCGGCCCCTTAGTCCCACACGGCTGCAGCCAGCACTGCCGCCCGAGGCACAGTCAGTGCCCGAGCTGGAGGAGGTGGCACGGGTGCTGGCAGAAATTCCACGGCCCCTCAAACGCAGGGGCTCCATGGAGCAGAGCCCTACTatagccctgccccccacccacaaGAAGCAGTACCAGCAGATCATCAGCCGCCTCTTCCATCGTCACGGTGGGCCTGGGGGGCCCGAGCCTGAGCTGTGTCCCATCACTGAGGGGCCTGAGGCCAGGGCAGGGccccctgctccagccccaccaGCTCCCAtaccacctccagcccctctccagaGCAGCCCACCAGAGCAGCCACAGAGCATG GAGATGCGCTCGGTGCTGCGGAAGGCCGGCTCCCCGCGCAAGGTCCGTCGCGCGCGCCTCAGCCCGCTCGTGCTGCTGCTGGACGCCGCGCTGACCGGGGAGCTGGACGTGGTGCAGCAGGCGGTGAAGGAG ATGAACGACCCGAGCCAGCCCAACGAGGAGGGCATCACCGCCCTGCATAACGCCATCTGCGGCGCCAACTACCCCATCGTGGACTTCCTAATCGCGGCGGGTGCCAACGTCAACTCCCCCGACAGCCACGGCTG GACACCGTTGCACTGCGCGGCGTCCTGCAACGACACGGCCATCTGCATGGCGCTGGTGCAGCACGGCGCGGCAATCTTCGCCACCACGCTCAGTGACGGCGCCACCGCCATCGAGAAGTGCGACCCCTACCGCGAGGGTTACGTCGACTGCGCCACTTACCTGGCAG ACGTGGAGCAGAGCATGGGGCTGATGTACAACGGGGTGGTGTACGCTCTCTGGAATTACAGCGCTGAGTTTGGAGACGAGCTGTCCTTCCGCGAGGGCGAGTCGGTCACCGTGCTGCGGAGGGATGGGCCAGAGGAGACGGACTGGTGGTGGGCCGCGCTGCACGGCCAGGAGGGCTACGTGCCCCGTAACTACTTCGGG ATGTTCCATGGAATCGTCCGTATTACTAACAGCTCACTCaagctttttttcctccctcctaaAGTCCTCTCTCCTACTTGA
- the PPP1R13L gene encoding relA-associated inhibitor isoform X4 translates to MDSEAFQSSRNLLDLNFQSLAAKHMDLKNTELDTAAAKVDELTKQLESLWSDLPAASLGSQARAPARLSRYSLSPVPEPLGCRGSPRKATTDGADISFGRSESAPALLPYSSLSPKGRPSSPRTQFYLQPDAYSSLDRAPSPRPRTFDGAGSPHGRSPSPRPGPLRQQGSPTPFDFLARARSPRVSPLAEGPQAFFPERGPSPRIPTAAYDAPTAFGSPLLGPGVSAFAPPLRAQDDLTLRRRPPKAWNESDLDVAYEKKSSQTASYERLDVFARPASPGLQLLPWRESSLDGLGAPGKDNFTSATLPRNYKVSLLTNDRRSDMDSYRRSLGSAGSSGTLPRSWQPVSRIPMPPTSPQPRSAPRHRPIPLSMIFKLQNAFWEHGASRAMLPGSPIFSRAPPPKLLPQPQLPPQSQPQLQPQPQLQALAPVPQPPQETWSAVSEGFPKPPTELEPEPELEGLLTPGLEAGDADEGAVTRPLSPTRLQPALPPEAQSVPELEEVARVLAEIPRPLKRRGSMEQSPTIALPPTHKKQYQQIISRLFHRHGGPGGPEPELCPITEGPEARAGPPAPAPPAPIPPPAPLQSSPPEQPQSMEMRSVLRKAGSPRKVRRARLSPLVLLLDAALTGELDVVQQAVKEMNDPSQPNEEGITALHNAICGANYPIVDFLIAAGANVNSPDSHGWTPLHCAASCNDTAICMALVQHGAAIFATTLSDGATAIEKCDPYREGYVDCATYLAGIKNSCPGTSLVAQWLRIRLPTQGTRVRDLVREDLTCRRATKSVCHNY, encoded by the exons ATGGACAGCGAGGCGTTCCAGAGCTCGCGGAACCTTCTGGACCTGAACTTCCAGT CTCTAGCCGCGAAGCACATGGACCTGAAGAATACGGAGCTGGACACGGCGGCGGCCAAGGTGGACGAACTGACCAAGCAGTTGGAGTCGCTGTGGTCAGACTTGCCGGCGGCGTCTCTTGGCTCGCAGGCCAGAGCGCCGGCTAGG CTGTCCCGGTACAGCCTCAGCCCTGTCCCCGAGCCCTTGGGCTGCCGCGGGTCTCCCCGGAAGGCGACCACCGACGGCGCAGACATCTCGTTCGGACGCTCCGAGAGCGCCCCGGCTCTGCTCCCCTACAGCTCGCTGTCCCCTAAGGGCCGGCCGTCGTCACCGCGCACCCAGTTCTACCTGCAGCCGGATGCCTACAGCAGCCTGGACCGCGCGCCCTCACCCCGGCCCCGCACCTTCGATGGAGCAGGCAGCCCCCACGGCCGTTCGCCCTCCCCTCGCCCCGGCCCGCTCAGACAGCAGGGTTCCCCGACGCCCTTTGACTTCTTGGCCCGTGCCCGCTCCCCCCGTGTCAGCCCCCTGGCCGAAGGGCCCCAGGCCTTCTTTCCTGAGCGCGGGCCCTCGCCTCGCATCCCGACCGCAGCCTACGATGCGCCGACTGCCTTTGGGAGCCCCCTGCTGGGCCCTGGCGTCAGCGCCTTCGCCCCACCTCTGCGCGCGCAAG ACGACCTAACGCTTCGGCGGCGGCCCCCCAAAGCCTGGAACGAGTCTGACCTGGACGTGGCATACGAGAAGAAGTCCTCGCAGACAGCGAGCTATGAAC GACTCGATGTCTTCGCGCGGCCTGCTTCACCAGGCCTGCAGCTGTTACCCTGGAGAGAGAGCAGCCTGGATGGGCTGGGGGCCCCCGGGAAG GACAACTTCACCAGTGCCACTCTGCCCCGCAATTACAAGGTCTCCCTTCTGACCAACGACAGGCGTTCTGATATGGACAGCTACCGCCGATCGCTGGGCTCCGCGGGCTCATCAGGCACTTTGCCCCGAAGCTGGCAGCCTGTCAGCCGCATCCCCATGCCTCCTaccagcccccagccccgaaGTGCCCCCCGCCATCGCCCCATCCCCCTCAGCATGATATTCAAGCTGCAGAATGCCTTTTGGGAGCACGGAgccagcagggccatgctccctggCTCCCCCATCTTCTCTCGAGCTCCCCCGCCTAAGctgcttccccagccccagctgcctCCACAGTCCCAGCCACAATTACAGCCTCAGCCCCAGCTTCAAGCCCTTGCCCCCGTCCCCCAACCCCCCCAAGAGACTTGGTCCGCTGTGAGTGAAG GCTTCCCCAAACCTCCCACTGAGCTGGAGCCTGAGCCGGAGCTGGAGGGGCTGCTGACACCAGGGCTGGAGGCTGGTGATGCAGATGAAGGCGCTGTAACTCGGCCCCTTAGTCCCACACGGCTGCAGCCAGCACTGCCGCCCGAGGCACAGTCAGTGCCCGAGCTGGAGGAGGTGGCACGGGTGCTGGCAGAAATTCCACGGCCCCTCAAACGCAGGGGCTCCATGGAGCAGAGCCCTACTatagccctgccccccacccacaaGAAGCAGTACCAGCAGATCATCAGCCGCCTCTTCCATCGTCACGGTGGGCCTGGGGGGCCCGAGCCTGAGCTGTGTCCCATCACTGAGGGGCCTGAGGCCAGGGCAGGGccccctgctccagccccaccaGCTCCCAtaccacctccagcccctctccagaGCAGCCCACCAGAGCAGCCACAGAGCATG GAGATGCGCTCGGTGCTGCGGAAGGCCGGCTCCCCGCGCAAGGTCCGTCGCGCGCGCCTCAGCCCGCTCGTGCTGCTGCTGGACGCCGCGCTGACCGGGGAGCTGGACGTGGTGCAGCAGGCGGTGAAGGAG ATGAACGACCCGAGCCAGCCCAACGAGGAGGGCATCACCGCCCTGCATAACGCCATCTGCGGCGCCAACTACCCCATCGTGGACTTCCTAATCGCGGCGGGTGCCAACGTCAACTCCCCCGACAGCCACGGCTG GACACCGTTGCACTGCGCGGCGTCCTGCAACGACACGGCCATCTGCATGGCGCTGGTGCAGCACGGCGCGGCAATCTTCGCCACCACGCTCAGTGACGGCGCCACCGCCATCGAGAAGTGCGACCCCTACCGCGAGGGTTACGTCGACTGCGCCACTTACCTGGCAG GCATCAAGAACAGctgcccagggacttccctggtggcacagtggttaagaatccgcctgccaacgcagggaacacgggttcgagacctggtccgggaagatctcacatgccgcagagcaactaagtccgtgtgccacaactactga
- the PPP1R13L gene encoding relA-associated inhibitor isoform X5: protein MDSEAFQSSRNLLDLNFQSLAAKHMDLKNTELDTAAAKVDELTKQLESLWSDLPAASLGSQARAPARLSRYSLSPVPEPLGCRGSPRKATTDGADISFGRSESAPALLPYSSLSPKGRPSSPRTQFYLQPDAYSSLDRAPSPRPRTFDGAGSPHGRSPSPRPGPLRQQGSPTPFDFLARARSPRVSPLAEGPQAFFPERGPSPRIPTAAYDAPTAFGSPLLGPGVSAFAPPLRAQDDLTLRRRPPKAWNESDLDVAYEKKSSQTASYERLDVFARPASPGLQLLPWRESSLDGLGAPGKDNFTSATLPRNYKVSLLTNDRRSDMDSYRRSLGSAGSSGTLPRSWQPVSRIPMPPTSPQPRSAPRHRPIPLSMIFKLQNAFWEHGASRAMLPGSPIFSRAPPPKLLPQPQLPPQSQPQLQPQPQLQALAPVPQPPQETWSAVSEGFPKPPTELEPEPELEGLLTPGLEAGDADEGAVTRPLSPTRLQPALPPEAQSVPELEEVARVLAEIPRPLKRRGSMEQSPTIALPPTHKKQYQQIISRLFHRHGGPGGPEPELCPITEGPEARAGPPAPAPPAPIPPPAPLQSSPPEQPQSMEMRSVLRKAGSPRKVRRARLSPLVLLLDAALTGELDVVQQAVKEMNDPSQPNEEGITALHNAICGANYPIVDFLIAAGANVNSPDSHGWTPLHCAASCNDTAICMALVQHGAAIFATTLSDGATAIEKCDPYREGYVDCATYLADVPWNRPYY, encoded by the exons ATGGACAGCGAGGCGTTCCAGAGCTCGCGGAACCTTCTGGACCTGAACTTCCAGT CTCTAGCCGCGAAGCACATGGACCTGAAGAATACGGAGCTGGACACGGCGGCGGCCAAGGTGGACGAACTGACCAAGCAGTTGGAGTCGCTGTGGTCAGACTTGCCGGCGGCGTCTCTTGGCTCGCAGGCCAGAGCGCCGGCTAGG CTGTCCCGGTACAGCCTCAGCCCTGTCCCCGAGCCCTTGGGCTGCCGCGGGTCTCCCCGGAAGGCGACCACCGACGGCGCAGACATCTCGTTCGGACGCTCCGAGAGCGCCCCGGCTCTGCTCCCCTACAGCTCGCTGTCCCCTAAGGGCCGGCCGTCGTCACCGCGCACCCAGTTCTACCTGCAGCCGGATGCCTACAGCAGCCTGGACCGCGCGCCCTCACCCCGGCCCCGCACCTTCGATGGAGCAGGCAGCCCCCACGGCCGTTCGCCCTCCCCTCGCCCCGGCCCGCTCAGACAGCAGGGTTCCCCGACGCCCTTTGACTTCTTGGCCCGTGCCCGCTCCCCCCGTGTCAGCCCCCTGGCCGAAGGGCCCCAGGCCTTCTTTCCTGAGCGCGGGCCCTCGCCTCGCATCCCGACCGCAGCCTACGATGCGCCGACTGCCTTTGGGAGCCCCCTGCTGGGCCCTGGCGTCAGCGCCTTCGCCCCACCTCTGCGCGCGCAAG ACGACCTAACGCTTCGGCGGCGGCCCCCCAAAGCCTGGAACGAGTCTGACCTGGACGTGGCATACGAGAAGAAGTCCTCGCAGACAGCGAGCTATGAAC GACTCGATGTCTTCGCGCGGCCTGCTTCACCAGGCCTGCAGCTGTTACCCTGGAGAGAGAGCAGCCTGGATGGGCTGGGGGCCCCCGGGAAG GACAACTTCACCAGTGCCACTCTGCCCCGCAATTACAAGGTCTCCCTTCTGACCAACGACAGGCGTTCTGATATGGACAGCTACCGCCGATCGCTGGGCTCCGCGGGCTCATCAGGCACTTTGCCCCGAAGCTGGCAGCCTGTCAGCCGCATCCCCATGCCTCCTaccagcccccagccccgaaGTGCCCCCCGCCATCGCCCCATCCCCCTCAGCATGATATTCAAGCTGCAGAATGCCTTTTGGGAGCACGGAgccagcagggccatgctccctggCTCCCCCATCTTCTCTCGAGCTCCCCCGCCTAAGctgcttccccagccccagctgcctCCACAGTCCCAGCCACAATTACAGCCTCAGCCCCAGCTTCAAGCCCTTGCCCCCGTCCCCCAACCCCCCCAAGAGACTTGGTCCGCTGTGAGTGAAG GCTTCCCCAAACCTCCCACTGAGCTGGAGCCTGAGCCGGAGCTGGAGGGGCTGCTGACACCAGGGCTGGAGGCTGGTGATGCAGATGAAGGCGCTGTAACTCGGCCCCTTAGTCCCACACGGCTGCAGCCAGCACTGCCGCCCGAGGCACAGTCAGTGCCCGAGCTGGAGGAGGTGGCACGGGTGCTGGCAGAAATTCCACGGCCCCTCAAACGCAGGGGCTCCATGGAGCAGAGCCCTACTatagccctgccccccacccacaaGAAGCAGTACCAGCAGATCATCAGCCGCCTCTTCCATCGTCACGGTGGGCCTGGGGGGCCCGAGCCTGAGCTGTGTCCCATCACTGAGGGGCCTGAGGCCAGGGCAGGGccccctgctccagccccaccaGCTCCCAtaccacctccagcccctctccagaGCAGCCCACCAGAGCAGCCACAGAGCATG GAGATGCGCTCGGTGCTGCGGAAGGCCGGCTCCCCGCGCAAGGTCCGTCGCGCGCGCCTCAGCCCGCTCGTGCTGCTGCTGGACGCCGCGCTGACCGGGGAGCTGGACGTGGTGCAGCAGGCGGTGAAGGAG ATGAACGACCCGAGCCAGCCCAACGAGGAGGGCATCACCGCCCTGCATAACGCCATCTGCGGCGCCAACTACCCCATCGTGGACTTCCTAATCGCGGCGGGTGCCAACGTCAACTCCCCCGACAGCCACGGCTG GACACCGTTGCACTGCGCGGCGTCCTGCAACGACACGGCCATCTGCATGGCGCTGGTGCAGCACGGCGCGGCAATCTTCGCCACCACGCTCAGTGACGGCGCCACCGCCATCGAGAAGTGCGACCCCTACCGCGAGGGTTACGTCGACTGCGCCACTTACCTGGCAG ATGTTCCATGGAATCGTCCGTATTACTAA
- the PPP1R13L gene encoding relA-associated inhibitor isoform X3, whose protein sequence is MDSEAFQSSRNLLDLNFQSLAAKHMDLKNTELDTAAAKVDELTKQLESLWSDLPAASLGSQARAPARLSRYSLSPVPEPLGCRGSPRKATTDGADISFGRSESAPALLPYSSLSPKGRPSSPRTQFYLQPDAYSSLDRAPSPRPRTFDGAGSPHGRSPSPRPGPLRQQGSPTPFDFLARARSPRVSPLAEGPQAFFPERGPSPRIPTAAYDAPTAFGSPLLGPGVSAFAPPLRAQDDLTLRRRPPKAWNESDLDVAYEKKSSQTASYERLDVFARPASPGLQLLPWRESSLDGLGAPGKDNFTSATLPRNYKVSLLTNDRRSDMDSYRRSLGSAGSSGTLPRSWQPVSRIPMPPTSPQPRSAPRHRPIPLSMIFKLQNAFWEHGASRAMLPGSPIFSRAPPPKLLPQPQLPPQSQPQLQPQPQLQALAPVPQPPQETWSAVSEGFPKPPTELEPEPELEGLLTPGLEAGDADEGAVTRPLSPTRLQPALPPEAQSVPELEEVARVLAEIPRPLKRRGSMEQSPTIALPPTHKKQYQQIISRLFHRHGGPGGPEPELCPITEGPEARAGPPAPAPPAPIPPPAPLQSSPPEQPQSMEMRSVLRKAGSPRKVRRARLSPLVLLLDAALTGELDVVQQAVKEMNDPSQPNEEGITALHNAICGANYPIVDFLIAAGANVNSPDSHGWTPLHCAASCNDTAICMALVQHGAAIFATTLSDGATAIEKCDPYREGYVDCATYLADVEQSMGLMYNGVVYALWNYSAEFGDELSFREGESVTVLRRDGPEETDWWWAALHGQEGYVPRNYFGLFPRVKPQRNKV, encoded by the exons ATGGACAGCGAGGCGTTCCAGAGCTCGCGGAACCTTCTGGACCTGAACTTCCAGT CTCTAGCCGCGAAGCACATGGACCTGAAGAATACGGAGCTGGACACGGCGGCGGCCAAGGTGGACGAACTGACCAAGCAGTTGGAGTCGCTGTGGTCAGACTTGCCGGCGGCGTCTCTTGGCTCGCAGGCCAGAGCGCCGGCTAGG CTGTCCCGGTACAGCCTCAGCCCTGTCCCCGAGCCCTTGGGCTGCCGCGGGTCTCCCCGGAAGGCGACCACCGACGGCGCAGACATCTCGTTCGGACGCTCCGAGAGCGCCCCGGCTCTGCTCCCCTACAGCTCGCTGTCCCCTAAGGGCCGGCCGTCGTCACCGCGCACCCAGTTCTACCTGCAGCCGGATGCCTACAGCAGCCTGGACCGCGCGCCCTCACCCCGGCCCCGCACCTTCGATGGAGCAGGCAGCCCCCACGGCCGTTCGCCCTCCCCTCGCCCCGGCCCGCTCAGACAGCAGGGTTCCCCGACGCCCTTTGACTTCTTGGCCCGTGCCCGCTCCCCCCGTGTCAGCCCCCTGGCCGAAGGGCCCCAGGCCTTCTTTCCTGAGCGCGGGCCCTCGCCTCGCATCCCGACCGCAGCCTACGATGCGCCGACTGCCTTTGGGAGCCCCCTGCTGGGCCCTGGCGTCAGCGCCTTCGCCCCACCTCTGCGCGCGCAAG ACGACCTAACGCTTCGGCGGCGGCCCCCCAAAGCCTGGAACGAGTCTGACCTGGACGTGGCATACGAGAAGAAGTCCTCGCAGACAGCGAGCTATGAAC GACTCGATGTCTTCGCGCGGCCTGCTTCACCAGGCCTGCAGCTGTTACCCTGGAGAGAGAGCAGCCTGGATGGGCTGGGGGCCCCCGGGAAG GACAACTTCACCAGTGCCACTCTGCCCCGCAATTACAAGGTCTCCCTTCTGACCAACGACAGGCGTTCTGATATGGACAGCTACCGCCGATCGCTGGGCTCCGCGGGCTCATCAGGCACTTTGCCCCGAAGCTGGCAGCCTGTCAGCCGCATCCCCATGCCTCCTaccagcccccagccccgaaGTGCCCCCCGCCATCGCCCCATCCCCCTCAGCATGATATTCAAGCTGCAGAATGCCTTTTGGGAGCACGGAgccagcagggccatgctccctggCTCCCCCATCTTCTCTCGAGCTCCCCCGCCTAAGctgcttccccagccccagctgcctCCACAGTCCCAGCCACAATTACAGCCTCAGCCCCAGCTTCAAGCCCTTGCCCCCGTCCCCCAACCCCCCCAAGAGACTTGGTCCGCTGTGAGTGAAG GCTTCCCCAAACCTCCCACTGAGCTGGAGCCTGAGCCGGAGCTGGAGGGGCTGCTGACACCAGGGCTGGAGGCTGGTGATGCAGATGAAGGCGCTGTAACTCGGCCCCTTAGTCCCACACGGCTGCAGCCAGCACTGCCGCCCGAGGCACAGTCAGTGCCCGAGCTGGAGGAGGTGGCACGGGTGCTGGCAGAAATTCCACGGCCCCTCAAACGCAGGGGCTCCATGGAGCAGAGCCCTACTatagccctgccccccacccacaaGAAGCAGTACCAGCAGATCATCAGCCGCCTCTTCCATCGTCACGGTGGGCCTGGGGGGCCCGAGCCTGAGCTGTGTCCCATCACTGAGGGGCCTGAGGCCAGGGCAGGGccccctgctccagccccaccaGCTCCCAtaccacctccagcccctctccagaGCAGCCCACCAGAGCAGCCACAGAGCATG GAGATGCGCTCGGTGCTGCGGAAGGCCGGCTCCCCGCGCAAGGTCCGTCGCGCGCGCCTCAGCCCGCTCGTGCTGCTGCTGGACGCCGCGCTGACCGGGGAGCTGGACGTGGTGCAGCAGGCGGTGAAGGAG ATGAACGACCCGAGCCAGCCCAACGAGGAGGGCATCACCGCCCTGCATAACGCCATCTGCGGCGCCAACTACCCCATCGTGGACTTCCTAATCGCGGCGGGTGCCAACGTCAACTCCCCCGACAGCCACGGCTG GACACCGTTGCACTGCGCGGCGTCCTGCAACGACACGGCCATCTGCATGGCGCTGGTGCAGCACGGCGCGGCAATCTTCGCCACCACGCTCAGTGACGGCGCCACCGCCATCGAGAAGTGCGACCCCTACCGCGAGGGTTACGTCGACTGCGCCACTTACCTGGCAG ACGTGGAGCAGAGCATGGGGCTGATGTACAACGGGGTGGTGTACGCTCTCTGGAATTACAGCGCTGAGTTTGGAGACGAGCTGTCCTTCCGCGAGGGCGAGTCGGTCACCGTGCTGCGGAGGGATGGGCCAGAGGAGACGGACTGGTGGTGGGCCGCGCTGCACGGCCAGGAGGGCTACGTGCCCCGTAACTACTTCGGG CTCTTCCCCAGGGTGAAGCCGCAGAGGAATAAGGTCTAG